One window from the genome of Mycobacteriales bacterium encodes:
- a CDS encoding nitroreductase family deazaflavin-dependent oxidoreductase yields MGPLPPGWADAEFYHVTTTGRRTGRPHEVEIWCVAHGGALYLMAGSGERSDTVRNLRADSAVTVRVGDDTRPAVAAVVTDPAEDAAVRAAMVAKYEETPGELASWGATALPVRLTV; encoded by the coding sequence ATGGGGCCCCTCCCGCCGGGGTGGGCGGACGCCGAGTTCTACCACGTGACTACGACAGGACGGCGCACCGGCCGCCCGCACGAGGTGGAGATCTGGTGCGTCGCGCACGGCGGCGCGCTGTACCTGATGGCCGGGAGCGGGGAGCGTTCGGACACCGTCCGCAACCTCCGCGCCGACTCGGCGGTGACCGTGCGGGTCGGCGACGACACGCGGCCGGCGGTCGCGGCGGTGGTGACCGACCCGGCCGAGGACGCGGCGGTGCGCGCCGCGATGGTCGCGAAGTACGAGGAGACGCCCGGCGAGCTCGCCTCGTGGGGCGCGACGGCCCTCCCGGTACGCCTCACGGTCTAG